The Drosophila bipectinata strain 14024-0381.07 chromosome 2L, DbipHiC1v2, whole genome shotgun sequence genome has a segment encoding these proteins:
- the elB gene encoding zinc finger protein Elbow yields the protein MLQSSNHHYLRPDYMTAAAAPTALDNKSSPLALLAQTCSAIGADTTNPKLLAANIEKSTKQLQHQSNKAAGGFGLGQLSSDGGGARDKSSPVSSHSSSVSTGSVEQQQSLPPAHSSKPIPTTFKPYEPNNNITTAVDCGATNLTSSSNSNSSSHINNNSSGQRVKTPKTATNGGQRCDSNQSASSQRESPAAAGSLRRTPTSGGSTTAAQQLNGSPGLPSSTPGRSNSKESASMHSPSAAAAAAAAVATASSNRLQEAALAAAKEASYVKALHAASQQGSASAAVAAASYYPPGYGSPYSMDLMAASSLMSPHHPMFKASAMNPYLNYARMKGLTDPSMMAATPNVCRDPYCTGCPASPHYINKAAGQPCPAGCPQCEVAAGGGGGPGGSGKSSGSQGSGSSSAAAAAASYHAQLAALAAASQMPYVCSWIGSDAAYCGKRFGTSDDLFQHLRTHTASVPDAVLSAAAAGGIPPNHPLFQRTYPTPPLSPLSAARYHPYGKPSMLPPSLAPPGMPGLPHPALAQYFAPYSLYGPRMGSSHP from the exons CTGGACAACAAAAGCAGCCCGTTGGCGCTATTGGCCCAAACATGCAGCGCCATCGGGGCGGATACCACAAATCCCAAGCTGCTGGCGGCGAACATCGAGAAGTCGACGAAGCAACTGCAGCACCAGTCCAACAAGGCGGCCGGAGGATTCGGCCTCGGCCAGTTATCTTCAGATGGTGGCGGTGCACGCGATAAATCCTCACCGGTTAGCAGTCATTCATCCAGCGTCAGCACCGGCTCCgtggagcagcagcagtccCTGCCCCCCGCCCATAGCAGCAAGCCGATTCCGACTACCTTTAAGCCCTACGAGCCCAACAACAATATCACCACAGCTGTCGACTGCGGCGCCACAAATctcaccagcagcagcaacagcaacagcagcagccacatcaATAACAACAGCAGTGGGCAAAGGGTCAAAACCCCCAAAACGGCGACAAATGGAGGCCAACGTTGCGACTCGAACCAAAGTGCTAGCTCCCAGCGTGAATCGCCAGCAGCTGCCGGCTCTCTAAGACGCACCCCCACCTCCGGAGGGtccaccaccgccgcccaACAGCTCAACGGCAGCCCCGGCCTGCCCTCCTCCACCCCCGGTCGCAGTAATTCCAAAGAGTCCGCCTCGATGCACAGCCCCAGTGCAgcggcagctgcagcagctgcagtGGCGACCGCCAGCTCAAATCGCCTCCAGGAGGCGGCTCTAGCCGCTGCCAAGGAGGCCAGCTATGTGAAGGCTCTGCATGCGGCGAGTCAGCAAGGATCCGCCTCGGCGGCGGTGGCAGCTGCATCCTATTATCCGCCAG GCTATGGCAGTCCCTATTCCATGGACTTGATGGCCGCCAGCTCATTGATGTCACCCCATCACCCCATGTTCAAGGCCTCGGCCATGAATCCCTATCTGAACTACGCCCGGATGAAGGGCCTCACGGATCCGTCGATGATGGCAGCCACGCCAAACGTGTGCCGAGATCCCTACTGCACCGGATGCCCAGCCAGTCCCCACTACATCAACAAGGCAGCGGGCCAACCCTGCCCGGCTGGATGCCCGCAGTGTGAAGTGGCAGCCGGTGGAGGGGGTGGACCAGGAGGAAGCGGGAAGTCAAGTGGATCGCAGGGCTCTGGATCGTCAAgtgcggcagcagcagcggcctCCTACCACGCCCAACTGGCCGCCCTGGCCGCCGCCTCCCAGATGCCGTACGTCTGCTCCTGGATCGGCAGCGATGCCGCCTACTGCGGCAAACGGTTCGGCACCTCCGACGATCTGTTCCAGCACCTGCGCACTCACACGGCCTCCGTGCCGGATGCGGTGCTGAGCGCGGCGGCCGCTGGCGGTATTCCGCCCAACCACCCATTGTTCCAGCGTACGTACCCCACCCCGCCGCTGAGCCCCCTGTCGGCCGCCCGCTACCATCCGTACGGCAAGCCATCGATGCTGCCGCCGTCCCTAGCGCCGCCTGGTATGCCCGGCCTGCCACACCCGGCTCTGGCCCAGTACTTTGCGCCGTACTCGTTATACGGGCCCCGGATGGGCTCGTCGCACCCGTAG